ATATAAGTATCATCATGTATTTCATAGATTCCTTCATAAATTTATACTACAGACGTTGTCGCCTAAGACTTAATTCTGTAGCATGACAAACCTTTTGGGTAGCAGGCACAAGAAATGTTGGCACTTTGACCTTTTTGCCCTGCAGTAAAGCAATTAGATCTTTAAAGCTAAAACCaagaaatgagaaaatttcccagaaaatcaaatataaaccCGGATGTGAAACAGTAGAAGGATCTACAATACAAACATGCACTCATTACCAAAAGCAAGTGCTAAAAACGacaaataaaaacattgaattaaaaaaatccaaactGTACCAGCATACCATAACCCACATAATTGTGAAATTTAATAATGATAAAGAAAATACAGGTTGACtgcattaattttgattagcAAAACGCATGTGATTTACAAATTGCAAATCATCATCAATACATAACTACACTTATATGCATTTATTTGATAATAAAACATTCGGATGCTTATCAAAGTCAGCACACGCTAACAATATTAAAATTCTTGAGCCATAGAGATTCGACTCCTTACTGATGCCAGAAAAACTTTAGCTGCAGCCATAAAATCCTCTGTTTTTCCACCAGTACAAGAACCAATATATACTCTGTCAATTTTCACATCTTTGCATTCTCTTGCCAAAGCACGATTATCAGGAGAATGAggctgcaaaaaaaaaaacaacattagTAGGACAAGAGAGGAAAAATTGGCAACCTTTGAAGATCTAAAACAGAGACTAAACATTATGAGATTAATCCATGTGCTACTCACCTTTGCCACCAATGGCTCTAGTTTTGAGATATCAAATCTGTACTCAGACAGAAATCTagatgcaaacaaaacaaacttaTTAATACAAATGAATTTGCAAATATCATGATTATTAAGGACCAAAATAAAGTAGGTCAATACAAGGGATACAAAAGGCCAGCATGAATTATTCATTTTAACATTCAATTCTCTTAAATCTGacaaaaatttacaaatgaTAAGGTTACTAGCCAGTGATACAATCTGAACTAAGCTACAATGGTAAATGACCACATAGTACTTAAATATGGCACttaaatatgtatattttcaaaaagaaGACTGCAGAATGATATCTGGTTATTCTAGCTTAGAATTAGAACCTCAAAATCCCAGTAAAATCATATTCTGAAAAGCTGACTTCATAATACTGGTAAATCTTGAAGGTACTTAAAAATGCATTAACCATAAAACTAAACAGAAAATTTTAGAGTGCATGTTTACATTGAATGCAAATACATGCTTCAGATTTCAAAGTTATTAACAACAGAAGTATCACATTATAAGCTGGATCATGAAACGGAATAATAAAATGTGGGTATTTAATAGCAAAAACTACCTTGCTTTGTCATCACTGTATACAGGTTCATAGGGCACAGAAGTCTTATCCTGCAATTCAACATATAATATTATACAGGTGGTGCTAGACAACACAAATGTATGTGACAGgtaaaaaaagaacaagatcTGTTGCAAAACTACCACGAAAAAGTAATGTCTGTACCAAGATAAAAGCAAAACCCTATGCATGGCTCTAAGGTAAGGCTTGCTCCCAACCCCATTCTACTGATTCTAAACTCAGCCTTGGGCCTGCTGCCATAAGGCATACCATTGTGTGCatgtgagtgagagagagagagagagagagagagagagagagagagagagagagagagagagagagctatcATAGCATTTGATGATTTGTAGCACTAACCTCAAGGTACTTATATGTGGTGCTATCAGCAGGAACAATACCATTTTTACCCCCAGCCTCAACAACCATGTTGCATAATGTCATCCTTTCTTCCATCTGTCCAGCACAGGTTCATTAAAGAGTAATTAACAACTGCAACCAGATGAATCATGTCATCATACATGCATTCAGTGAGACCTTTAAATTTCACTTACAGATAAGCTTTCAACAGTGCTGCCAACAAACTCCATAGCTTTATATGTTGCACCAGAAACAGATATTTCACCAATAATCTGCCAGATGAAAATCATTTATCAGGGCAACAACGGAAAGACTGGTTGTGTTCGTCAAGTTATAGATCaaacaactgaaaatcataagcTCTATCGAACTGATATATTATAACTTTTCAGTATGTCATGAACAATGAACGGAAACAAATGCCTTTAGACTTGGTTAAACTTACTTGCAGAATCAAATCTTTGGCAAGCAAATAGTCAGGCATTTCACCATCCATCACAAATCTCAATGTTGGAGGTACCTGCAATTTAAAGAAGGCAatcagaaaagtaaaaaaacacaacacaaattTATTGACCACAACAGAAATTATGAGTTTAAAGATTTAACTACCTAGATCACACACAGCTCATACAGGAATGACAAACACATTTAGCTTCTATTGTgtgtttttgactttttgaaaattgagaaacCCAGGCGAGGAGTATACCCCATCCTTAAATATTAGAAACTGAACATGCCTACGATAACAGAAATAATATTCTAAGAAGTCCACCTAGAATATTTAATCTAGGGTTTATGGCACAAGTGTGGTACTAGTGCTTAATTGACATGAATTTAGCATAATAAACACATGCTACTAGAGTCAGTTCTTTGATACTGCATGTATGTACCCGGCTCAGGCAATTTTAGTTACTTCTAGCCAAACACAACCATCCAAAAATGTCTAAATCAAATCCTTTCAAGTGCCCTATCATCACCTTCATGgccacaaataaaaaaaagcagaATGATGGCATAATAGTTCTGAAAACTTATAGATACACACCTTTGGACGTCAGCCCACACACCATTCATTTAAATAACATGCAGCTTATTCAATCCTATTGTTTGTCACCACCTACTATCCGAAGCACATTTTATATTGCTTTCTTATCACTTATTATGACATAATTTAGTAAAATTACGAATGTGTACAACTACATACATAGTACCTGATGTTTCAAGTCAAATACTAGTTGTCAAAAATTGATGTTTCTATCAATACATGTAACATTAACACATGGGGCATCACCTAGATGACATGTTCATATCCAGAACAGAAATGTTTATGCATATACCAATGTCGATCATTAACTGAATCACTACCCCCTCAAACAATTTGTACATGTCATTATTCATACCAAAACCAAAGACATAATCCAACGTACAAGCCGAAATAATGTTGATGATTCATTATAACAATGTTGATGATTCATTATCCCTTCATTTATTACACAAACTCAGAcactaattatatattactCTAAAATCATCACCAATTGCACAGAAGGTAAGAAATAACTCCCAAACCATTAGTGTCACAAGATCAGCAAATAATATCAATGCCTCAGAAAATTTTGATAGGTGTGAAACACAATATGAAAGCTAAACAGGGAGAATGGGAGCCGTATAATCTTATATTAATGGAAGTCAAAATATCCGTGGAATTACACCATTTGCATGACATCTTTTGGTCAGTGATAATTATATGTGATTGGGAAAGtagaaatgaaaacaaatctgAAACATTTGCAAACCTTGAGCAGGAGCTTCCCAGTGCCCAACACAAAACCTGCATCAGTGTTCCCGATTCCAGTAGCAAATTGTCCAAAAGCTCCCGCAGTACAGGTGTGAGAATCTGTACCCAGTAGGACCTGAAGGCAATATAAAGTGTTTGATTGCTGTTTTTTGGATTCTAAAGCCATAAAATAGTAGTGAACTCTGCAAAATGAAAGTACCTCTCCAGGCCTGCAATGGCCTTCTTGAGCAAGAGCAACATGGCACACACCCTTATAATCTGGGTTAGCCTGCAAAAATGTGAGTTAAACTCAATATctgaaaataaaagcaaataaACCATAAGAAACAATACGACTTCAGAGCCAAACCTTAAAATTACTCAGATCCTTGATATCATAGAAGTACTTGATGTTTTGTTCTGTGCAGAAATCCCTCAAAATATCCACATTACGATTCGCACGTTCATCACTTGTAAATATATAATGGTCAGGTATAATTACAATCTTTTCACGGTCCCAAACCTGTAATGTCAAAACGATGATGCAATATTTATCCcccaagaaaacataaataatgCAGCGATTACAAATTTCAAATATGGAAAATAGACATTTTTAACAGTAAAAATACACACAGCAAGACAGAGCTGAAGATGTAAgcttaaaaaaaccaaatctaCGCCATCAAGCTATGAGTCAGGCAAATATTATCCATCAACCAATTATCGGGGCATTTGGATCCCTAACACTCAATTCTGCTCCTGAAGGAAGCACCACAAGGATTTAGCCAACTCTACTCTATCTCTTTGTATATAGTTTCCGATAGTTCACCCTCCCCTTTCTTTTGATGTTTGAATAATATCTGAACTTAttaatcatcaattttttttccctccacGCCTCCCACAGGAAACTCCTTAATTTATCAACTTTCCTAGCCACCCTATTGGACAATCTTAAAAGGGACATGAAATACATAGGGAGACTACTCAGTATAGGTTGAGTCAAGATAAGTCTCCACATCTAGCAACACAGCCTTCTTCCACTACCTATGTCACATGCCACTCCCTTTGCTAGAGACCTCTGGATCTATCCTTCGCATTGATTGCTACCAGCACAACCTTGGGTGTGTTAATCTTTCGGCCTGACATCACTTAAAAGAGTGATAATCTGAACAAAATTGGCAAATTTCTCCACCCTAACTgtcaagaaaagaaatgtcATTCGCAAATTGAAGGTGAGACACTTGTTTTCACTCCTTCCCCACTGTGAAACCCTCTATGAAATAACAATTTCTAGCTCTCAACAACAACCTCCTAAAGATCTCAACAAATGATATAAACAAAACGGGGTAGAGCAACTCCCACCTGTTGTAGCCCCGAAGAAGCTCTAAATCTTCCTTTCGACCTCCCATCTATAATCATTGAAAAGCTAAAGAAGCTCGGGCAATGAATAATTCACAGCACCCACTTCCTGCCAAAACCTATTCTATGCATTTCTGAATGTGATCATTACCATTGCTAGATAAAGAGAGTCACCCTGACTTGATCAATGAACCTATTACGTCTCACTTAAAATTTATGCCAACTCCTTTTCGTTTTTGGTTTGTAAAGCATGTTTAGATAACCTAAGAATATGGCTTCGATTGTGCTGCTTCAGGGGCCATCCCGATTTCCTCGCCCTAGTTCAGCTCTTAAAGTTTAAGAGGGAGTTGGGCTGGTGGGTGTTTAATACACTGATGTTTTTGGCAAAAAATGAAGTACCTTGGCGTTCTGGCCGAACTCTTTCTTGAAGATCCCAAAGGAACCAGGGCCACAAACATCATGTGTCATCAAAACATCGACGTTAACCCAAACATTCTCACCAGGGCTCAACTGGGTTTTCTCAGAAGCTCTAGCAAATATCTTCTCAGTCATCGTCATTCCCGTCTTGACCTGAGAATGAATCAAAACCCAATGTAAAAAACCATGAGCTGGAGATTCCCATGAATTATAACCGCACAAAACaatgaagaaaaagggaaataaaGATCCTAACCGAGCCAG
The window above is part of the Prunus dulcis chromosome 1, ALMONDv2, whole genome shotgun sequence genome. Proteins encoded here:
- the LOC117637316 gene encoding 3-isopropylmalate dehydratase large subunit, chloroplastic, whose translation is MAACSTVAPPSTSFISNKKDLGLSAFSSASPLSSQKCKRTSKTICSVPAPKQSERKPATTGSVKTGMTMTEKIFARASEKTQLSPGENVWVNVDVLMTHDVCGPGSFGIFKKEFGQNAKVWDREKIVIIPDHYIFTSDERANRNVDILRDFCTEQNIKYFYDIKDLSNFKANPDYKGVCHVALAQEGHCRPGEVLLGTDSHTCTAGAFGQFATGIGNTDAGFVLGTGKLLLKVPPTLRFVMDGEMPDYLLAKDLILQIIGEISVSGATYKAMEFVGSTVESLSMEERMTLCNMVVEAGGKNGIVPADSTTYKYLEDKTSVPYEPVYSDDKARFLSEYRFDISKLEPLVAKPHSPDNRALARECKDVKIDRVYIGSCTGGKTEDFMAAAKVFLASGKKVKVPTFLVPATQKVWMDVYSLPVPGSGGKTCSQIFEEAGCDTPASPSCGACLGGPKDTYARLNEPKVCVSTTNRNFPGRMGHKEGEIYLASPYTAAASALTGYVTDPREFLQ